From Micromonospora echinospora, one genomic window encodes:
- a CDS encoding nitrite/sulfite reductase, with product MAVNSTPDRPERPVATATRAPRRPRGEGQWALGHREPLNPNERIKKDDDPLNVRARIENIYAHRGFASIDPQDLRGRFRWWGLYTQRKAGIDGGRTAVLEPHELEDEFFMLRVRVDGGQLSLAQLRVVADISREFARDTADITDRQNIQYHWIRVEDMPEIWRRLESVGLQTTEACGDCPRIVLGSPVAGVARDEVLDPTPAIDEIVRRYVGDKQYSNLPRKFKSSISWLVDTPYEANDIAFLGVEHPDHGPGFDVWVGGGLSTNPMLAKRLGVWVPLAEVPDVWAGVVGIFRDYGYRRLRNRARLKFLVADWGVEKFREVLEKEYLGRALLDGPAPELPSKPLDHIGVREQADGRNYVGAAPVVGRVSGTQLAQLADVVEAHGSDRVRLTPYQKLLVLDVAPERTDSLVAALRGIGLEAEPSAWRRGTMACTGIEYCKLAIVETKARGEELVARLEERLRGFDADISIHINGCPNACARTQVADIGLKGQLVVGPDGRQVEGFQVHLGGGLGMAQGQTAGFGRKLRGLKTTAEELPGYVERVARRYLAGRAEGETFANWVIRVDEEELR from the coding sequence ATGGCCGTCAACAGCACCCCGGACCGGCCCGAGCGCCCGGTGGCGACCGCCACCCGGGCCCCCCGCCGACCCCGGGGTGAGGGGCAGTGGGCGCTCGGGCACCGGGAGCCGCTCAACCCCAACGAGCGGATCAAGAAGGACGACGACCCGCTCAACGTCCGCGCCCGGATCGAGAACATCTACGCCCACCGGGGCTTCGCCTCGATCGACCCGCAGGACCTGCGTGGCCGGTTCCGCTGGTGGGGCCTCTACACCCAGCGCAAGGCCGGCATCGACGGTGGGCGGACCGCCGTGCTGGAGCCGCACGAGCTGGAGGACGAGTTCTTCATGCTCCGGGTGCGGGTCGACGGCGGGCAGCTCAGCCTGGCGCAGTTGCGGGTGGTCGCGGACATCTCGCGGGAGTTCGCCCGGGACACCGCCGACATCACCGACCGGCAGAACATCCAGTACCACTGGATCCGGGTCGAGGACATGCCGGAGATCTGGCGGCGGCTGGAGTCGGTGGGGTTGCAGACCACCGAGGCGTGCGGGGACTGCCCCCGGATCGTGCTCGGCAGCCCGGTCGCCGGGGTGGCCCGGGACGAGGTGCTCGACCCGACTCCGGCGATCGACGAGATCGTCCGCCGGTACGTCGGCGACAAGCAGTACTCCAACCTGCCCCGCAAGTTCAAGTCCTCGATCTCCTGGCTGGTCGACACCCCGTACGAGGCGAACGACATCGCCTTCCTCGGGGTGGAGCACCCCGACCACGGCCCCGGCTTCGACGTCTGGGTCGGTGGCGGGCTCTCCACGAACCCGATGCTCGCCAAGCGGCTCGGGGTGTGGGTGCCGCTGGCCGAGGTGCCCGACGTGTGGGCCGGTGTGGTGGGCATCTTCCGTGACTACGGCTACCGCCGGCTGCGCAACCGGGCGCGGCTGAAGTTCCTGGTCGCCGACTGGGGTGTGGAGAAGTTCCGGGAGGTGCTGGAGAAGGAGTACCTCGGCCGGGCGCTGCTGGACGGTCCGGCGCCGGAGCTGCCGTCGAAGCCGCTGGACCACATCGGGGTGCGGGAGCAGGCCGACGGGCGTAACTACGTCGGGGCCGCCCCGGTGGTCGGGCGGGTCTCCGGCACCCAGCTCGCCCAACTCGCCGACGTGGTCGAGGCGCACGGCAGCGACCGGGTGCGGCTCACCCCGTACCAGAAGCTGCTGGTGCTGGACGTGGCGCCGGAGCGGACCGACTCGCTGGTGGCGGCGCTGCGCGGGATCGGCCTGGAGGCGGAGCCGTCGGCGTGGCGGCGCGGGACGATGGCCTGCACCGGCATCGAGTACTGCAAGCTCGCGATCGTCGAGACCAAGGCCCGGGGCGAGGAACTGGTGGCCCGGCTGGAGGAGCGGCTGCGCGGGTTCGACGCGGACATCTCCATCCACATCAACGGCTGCCCGAACGCCTGCGCCCGGACGCAGGTCGCCGACATCGGTCTGAAGGGGCAGCTCGTGGTCGGCCCGGACGGCCGCCAGGTCGAGGGCTTCCAGGTGCACCTGGGCGGTGGGCTCGGCATGGCGCAGGGCCAGACCGCAGGCTTCGGCCGGAAGCTGCGCGGCCTGAAGACCACCGCCGAGGAACTGCCCGGGTACGTGGAGCGGGTGGCCCGGCGCTACCTGGCCGGCCGGGCCGAGGGGGAGACGTTCGCGAACTGGGTGATCCGGGTCGACGAGGAGGAACTCCGATGA
- a CDS encoding phosphoadenylyl-sulfate reductase, with the protein MSGLVSAAELGLVGPGRPAPAEAGRRSPEELRELATRAGRELEGAPALEIARWAAETFGDRLCVTSSMADAVLAHLVSRVAPGIDVVFLDTGLHFPETLRIRDEVARTLPVNVRSIRPRLTVGQQDGEYGPRLFNKSPDDCCRLRKVEPLERALGGYDAWAAGLRRDESPTRANTPVVGYDERRGKVKVNPIAAWTQADVDAYVARHRVPVNDLFRQGYGSIGCWPCTRRTKAGEDPRAGRWAMFEKTECGLHV; encoded by the coding sequence ATGAGCGGCCTGGTGTCGGCGGCCGAACTCGGGCTGGTCGGCCCCGGCCGCCCGGCCCCGGCCGAGGCGGGCCGGCGCAGCCCGGAGGAGCTGCGGGAACTGGCCACCCGGGCCGGCCGGGAGCTGGAGGGTGCGCCGGCCCTGGAGATCGCCCGCTGGGCGGCCGAGACCTTCGGTGACCGGCTCTGCGTCACCAGTTCGATGGCGGACGCCGTTCTGGCCCACCTGGTCTCCCGGGTCGCGCCCGGGATCGACGTGGTCTTCCTGGACACCGGCCTGCATTTCCCGGAGACGCTGCGGATCCGCGACGAGGTGGCCCGCACGTTGCCGGTGAACGTCCGCTCGATCCGCCCCCGGCTCACCGTGGGCCAGCAGGACGGCGAGTACGGCCCCCGCCTGTTCAACAAGTCGCCGGACGACTGCTGCCGGCTGCGCAAGGTGGAGCCGCTGGAACGGGCGCTGGGCGGCTACGACGCCTGGGCGGCCGGGCTGCGGCGGGACGAGTCGCCCACCCGGGCGAACACCCCGGTGGTCGGGTACGACGAGCGGCGCGGCAAGGTGAAGGTCAACCCCATCGCGGCCTGGACCCAGGCGGACGTGGACGCCTACGTCGCCCGGCACCGGGTGCCGGTGAACGACCTGTTCCGGCAGGGCTACGGCTCGATCGGGTGCTGGCCGTGCACCCGGCGGACGAAGGCGGGGGAGGACCCGCGCGCCGGTCGCTGGGCGATGTTCGAGAAGACCGAGTGCGGACTGCACGTCTGA
- a CDS encoding sirohydrochlorin chelatase — protein MVAHGSRDPRAAVATRALAEAVAAARPGSVVLPSWLDHTEPTPVEVLRGLAAAGHPRAVLVPLLLTAAYHRRVDVPAAVAEAGAAGPPMAVRVTDVLGPVGEVVDATLLGGLRQRLAEAGADRFDALVLAAAGTRDARARASVGRVAAALGASYGVPCRVAYASAAAPTTGTAVARLRAAGASRVAVSAYFLAPGLFHDAVTAAAREAGAVAVSAPLTDTADLVRLVLTRITPAAFPTG, from the coding sequence CTGGTCGCCCACGGCAGCCGGGATCCCCGTGCCGCCGTCGCGACCCGGGCGTTGGCCGAGGCGGTCGCCGCCGCGCGGCCCGGCTCGGTGGTCCTGCCGAGCTGGCTGGACCACACCGAGCCCACGCCGGTCGAGGTGCTGCGGGGACTGGCCGCCGCCGGGCACCCCCGGGCGGTGCTGGTGCCGTTGCTGTTGACCGCCGCGTACCACCGGCGGGTGGACGTTCCGGCGGCGGTGGCGGAGGCCGGGGCCGCCGGACCGCCGATGGCGGTGCGGGTGACCGACGTCCTCGGGCCGGTCGGTGAGGTGGTGGACGCCACACTTCTGGGCGGGCTGCGACAGCGGCTGGCCGAGGCGGGGGCGGACCGGTTCGACGCGTTGGTGTTGGCGGCGGCGGGGACCCGGGACGCGCGGGCCCGTGCCTCGGTGGGACGGGTGGCTGCGGCGCTCGGTGCGAGCTACGGGGTGCCCTGCCGGGTGGCGTACGCGTCGGCCGCCGCGCCGACCACCGGTACGGCGGTGGCCCGGCTGCGGGCGGCAGGGGCCAGTCGGGTGGCGGTGTCGGCGTATTTCCTGGCGCCGGGGCTGTTCCACGACGCGGTGACGGCAGCGGCCCGGGAGGCCGGCGCGGTGGCGGTCTCCGCCCCGCTCACCGACACTGCGGACCTGGTCCGACTGGTCCTCACCCGGATCACGCCCGCCGCCTTCCCGACGGGGTGA
- a CDS encoding WhiB family transcriptional regulator, with the protein MDWRHHAACRDEDPELFFPIGTSGPALLQVEQAKAVCRRCSVTDECLKWALESGQDAGVWGGMSEEERRAVKRRGGLRVLRAHSA; encoded by the coding sequence ATGGACTGGCGCCACCATGCTGCCTGCCGCGACGAGGACCCGGAGCTGTTCTTCCCGATCGGGACGTCCGGGCCGGCCCTGCTGCAGGTCGAGCAGGCCAAGGCCGTCTGCCGGCGGTGCTCCGTGACCGACGAGTGCCTGAAGTGGGCACTGGAGTCCGGTCAGGACGCCGGCGTCTGGGGTGGAATGAGCGAGGAGGAGCGTCGCGCCGTCAAGCGCCGCGGCGGCCTCCGGGTGCTGCGCGCTCACTCCGCCTGA
- a CDS encoding diacylglycerol/lipid kinase family protein: protein MRAVLVVNPKATTTSERSRDVLVRALRSEVDLAVRYTRRRGHATDLAREAAEEGVDLVVTLGGDGTVNEVVNGLMTADPPTVTGGTSADRLPALATVPGGSTNVFARALGLPREWPDGTSMILEGLRLGRSRTIGLGRADDRYFTFCAGFGLDAAVVHRVEMARKRGRVSTPSLYLRAAVNQYFLGSDRRHPMIRLERPGEESEGELATAIIQNTAPWTYLGEREINPNPDASFDLGLDVMALRQLRVASTSRTVTQMFSRQPDPRGRQVLRLHDVAEFTLVAARPQAFQLDGDYLGEREKVRFISVPAALRVIC from the coding sequence ATGCGGGCCGTCCTGGTAGTCAACCCGAAGGCCACCACCACGAGCGAACGCAGCCGGGACGTACTGGTCCGCGCGCTGCGCAGTGAGGTGGACCTCGCGGTGCGGTACACCCGTCGCCGGGGCCACGCCACCGACCTGGCCCGGGAGGCGGCCGAGGAGGGCGTCGACCTGGTGGTCACGCTCGGTGGCGACGGCACGGTCAACGAGGTGGTCAACGGACTGATGACCGCCGACCCGCCGACCGTCACCGGTGGCACGTCGGCCGACCGCCTGCCCGCGCTCGCCACCGTGCCGGGTGGGTCGACGAACGTCTTCGCGCGGGCGCTGGGTCTGCCCCGGGAATGGCCGGACGGCACCAGCATGATCCTGGAAGGGCTCCGATTGGGCCGTTCCCGGACGATCGGGCTCGGCCGCGCCGACGATCGCTACTTCACCTTCTGCGCCGGCTTCGGCCTCGACGCGGCGGTCGTGCATCGCGTGGAAATGGCACGGAAGCGGGGTCGTGTTTCCACTCCGTCGCTATATCTTCGCGCTGCGGTGAATCAGTACTTCCTCGGCTCCGACCGACGCCATCCGATGATCCGGTTGGAGCGTCCGGGAGAGGAGTCGGAAGGCGAGTTGGCAACGGCCATCATCCAGAACACCGCGCCTTGGACGTACCTCGGCGAGCGAGAGATCAACCCGAACCCGGACGCCTCATTCGACCTTGGCCTTGACGTGATGGCGCTTCGTCAGCTAAGGGTGGCGAGCACGTCACGTACGGTGACTCAGATGTTCTCCCGCCAACCGGACCCCCGGGGGCGACAGGTGCTCCGCCTCCACGACGTGGCCGAGTTCACCTTGGTCGCGGCCCGTCCGCAGGCGTTCCAACTCGACGGGGACTACCTTGGAGAGCGGGAGAAAGTTAGATTCATATCCGTACCCGCCGCACTGAGAGTAATCTGCTGA
- a CDS encoding ATP-binding protein has product MTQLTGRTTADEDVVHLTVPADGGYLSVLRTATAGLAARLQFALDEIEDLRIAVDEACAMLLAIATRDAELECSFAVTEDALTVEVTVPTVRGAKLPAESSFAWKVLTALTTSAAATATDGRATISLLTRRATH; this is encoded by the coding sequence GTGACTCAACTGACCGGGCGGACGACGGCCGACGAGGACGTCGTACACCTCACCGTGCCTGCGGACGGCGGCTATCTCAGCGTGCTGCGGACCGCGACCGCCGGCCTCGCCGCGCGTCTCCAGTTCGCCCTCGACGAGATCGAGGATCTGCGGATCGCGGTCGACGAGGCCTGCGCCATGCTGCTCGCGATCGCCACCCGCGACGCCGAGCTGGAGTGTTCCTTCGCGGTCACCGAGGACGCGCTGACCGTCGAGGTGACCGTGCCGACGGTCCGGGGCGCGAAGCTGCCGGCCGAGTCCTCCTTCGCCTGGAAGGTGCTCACCGCGCTGACCACGTCGGCCGCCGCGACCGCCACCGACGGCCGGGCCACCATCTCACTGCTCACCCGCCGCGCCACCCACTGA
- a CDS encoding GNAT family N-acetyltransferase, giving the protein MVHELAEYERAADRCHLTAGQLEAALFGPAPALFGHVALDAAEQPVGFALWFLTFSTWEGTHGIHLEDLYVRPAARGTGAGRLLLAALAARCVERGYRRLEWMMLDWNPAAGFYRAIDARTVDDWVPYRLEGAALRRLAAASTAGGAPVGPTG; this is encoded by the coding sequence ATGGTGCACGAGTTGGCCGAGTACGAACGGGCCGCCGACCGGTGCCACCTCACCGCCGGGCAGCTGGAGGCGGCGCTGTTCGGCCCGGCACCGGCGCTCTTCGGTCACGTGGCGCTCGACGCCGCGGAGCAGCCGGTCGGATTCGCCCTGTGGTTCCTCACCTTCTCCACCTGGGAGGGGACCCACGGCATCCACCTTGAGGACCTCTACGTCCGTCCGGCCGCCCGGGGCACCGGGGCGGGACGGCTGCTGCTGGCGGCCCTCGCCGCGCGCTGCGTCGAGCGGGGCTACCGCCGACTGGAGTGGATGATGCTCGACTGGAACCCGGCCGCCGGGTTCTACCGGGCGATCGACGCCCGCACCGTCGACGACTGGGTGCCGTACCGGCTGGAGGGGGCCGCGTTGCGGCGGCTCGCCGCCGCGTCCACCGCTGGCGGAGCGCCCGTCGGCCCGACCGGGTAG
- the sodN gene encoding superoxide dismutase, Ni produces MRLPRIFTPRVTASAHCDLPCGVYDPAQARIEAESVKAICEKYQANTDPEFRTRALIIKEQRAELVKHHLWVLWTDYFKPAHFEKYPNLHTLFNEATKLAGANGAKGTIDPAKADELLQKIDEISKIFWETKQA; encoded by the coding sequence ATGCGTCTTCCCCGCATCTTCACGCCGCGCGTGACCGCAAGCGCCCACTGCGACCTGCCGTGCGGTGTCTACGACCCGGCGCAGGCCCGGATCGAGGCCGAGTCGGTCAAGGCCATCTGCGAGAAGTACCAGGCGAACACCGACCCGGAGTTCCGCACCCGCGCCCTGATCATCAAGGAGCAGCGCGCCGAGCTGGTCAAGCACCACCTGTGGGTGCTGTGGACGGACTACTTCAAGCCGGCCCACTTCGAGAAGTACCCGAACCTGCACACGCTGTTCAACGAGGCCACCAAGCTGGCCGGCGCCAACGGCGCCAAGGGCACCATCGACCCGGCCAAGGCCGACGAGCTGCTCCAGAAGATCGACGAGATCTCCAAGATCTTCTGGGAGACCAAGCAGGCGTGA
- a CDS encoding S24/S26 family peptidase, with protein sequence MTAGGGGSARTRWPLTAVLVTGPSMAPTLRHGDALLVRRGGRAIRPDDIVVAVFRSRPDLLVVKRAVRPADGGWWVRGDNEFVTDDSRVHGVADVWGRVVARYWPQPRRFSNRRL encoded by the coding sequence GTGACCGCTGGTGGCGGCGGGTCGGCCCGGACGCGCTGGCCGCTCACCGCCGTACTGGTGACCGGGCCCTCCATGGCCCCGACGCTGCGGCACGGGGACGCCCTGCTGGTCCGGCGCGGCGGTCGCGCCATCCGTCCGGACGACATCGTGGTCGCGGTCTTCCGTAGCCGGCCGGACCTGCTGGTGGTCAAGCGCGCGGTCCGCCCGGCCGACGGCGGCTGGTGGGTACGCGGGGACAACGAGTTCGTCACCGACGACTCCCGCGTCCACGGCGTGGCCGACGTGTGGGGACGGGTGGTGGCGCGCTACTGGCCGCAGCCCCGGCGCTTCAGTAACCGACGGTTATGA
- a CDS encoding NADP-dependent malic enzyme, protein MSSSSVDPADPVFRLHAGGKMAVTSTVPLTSREDLSLAYTPGVARVCEAIAADPALVDDYTWVSHTVAVVTDGSAVLGLGNIGPRAAMPVMEGKAVLFKQFGGVDAVPICLDTQDVDEIVTAVTALAPSFGGINLEDISAPRCFEIERRLDEALGIPVFHDDQHGTAIVVLAALRNAARLLNRKLGDLRVAVSGAGAAGIAVTKMLIAGGVNPDEVVVCDSRGIIGRDRADLTATKAELAAITNAAGRHGDITEALRDADVLIGVSGGQIPEAAVAGMASGGIVFALANPTPEVHPEVAARHVAVVATGRSDYPNQINNVLAFPGVFRGALDARATRITENMKVAAADAIAGVVSETLTADAIVPSPLDPRVAPAVAEAVAEAARVDGVARA, encoded by the coding sequence ATGTCATCGTCTTCTGTGGATCCCGCTGATCCCGTCTTCCGGCTGCACGCCGGCGGCAAGATGGCCGTCACCTCGACGGTGCCGCTGACCAGCCGGGAGGATCTCTCCCTCGCCTACACCCCGGGCGTCGCCCGGGTCTGTGAGGCCATCGCCGCCGATCCCGCCCTGGTGGACGACTACACATGGGTGTCGCACACCGTCGCGGTGGTGACCGACGGATCGGCCGTACTCGGCCTGGGCAACATCGGTCCCCGTGCCGCGATGCCGGTGATGGAGGGCAAGGCGGTGCTGTTCAAGCAGTTCGGCGGCGTGGACGCCGTGCCGATCTGCCTGGACACCCAGGACGTCGACGAGATCGTCACGGCGGTGACCGCCCTGGCCCCGTCGTTCGGTGGGATCAACCTGGAGGACATCAGCGCGCCGCGCTGCTTCGAGATCGAACGTCGCCTCGACGAGGCCCTCGGCATCCCGGTCTTCCACGACGACCAGCACGGCACCGCCATCGTCGTGCTGGCCGCCCTACGCAACGCGGCCCGCCTGCTCAACCGCAAGCTCGGCGACCTGCGGGTCGCGGTCAGCGGTGCCGGCGCGGCCGGGATCGCGGTCACCAAGATGCTGATCGCCGGGGGCGTCAACCCGGACGAGGTGGTGGTCTGCGACTCGCGGGGCATCATCGGCCGGGACCGCGCCGACCTCACCGCGACCAAGGCCGAACTGGCCGCCATCACCAACGCCGCCGGGCGGCACGGGGACATCACCGAGGCGTTGCGTGACGCCGACGTGCTGATCGGCGTCTCCGGCGGTCAGATCCCGGAGGCCGCGGTGGCCGGGATGGCCTCCGGCGGCATCGTCTTCGCCCTGGCGAACCCCACCCCGGAGGTGCACCCGGAGGTGGCCGCCCGGCACGTCGCGGTGGTCGCCACCGGCCGCAGCGACTACCCCAACCAGATCAACAACGTGCTCGCCTTCCCCGGCGTGTTCCGGGGGGCGCTGGACGCCCGGGCCACCCGGATCACCGAGAACATGAAGGTGGCGGCGGCCGACGCGATCGCCGGGGTGGTCAGCGAGACGCTGACCGCGGACGCGATCGTGCCCTCCCCGCTCGACCCCCGCGTCGCCCCGGCCGTCGCCGAGGCCGTCGCCGAGGCGGCCCGCGTCGACGGCGTCGCCCGCGCCTGA
- a CDS encoding zinc-binding dehydrogenase yields the protein MPTMRAAFASRFDDADPLAALTVGEQPEPTPWDDDWVTVRVLASSLNHHDLWSLRGVGLGEDRLPMILGCDAVGVDPDGNEVVVYPVIADKGDPRGISLLSEHAQGTLAERVAVPRANLLPLPAGLSVTDAACLPTAWLTAWRMLRTVGRVDEGDAVLVQGAGGGVATAAVALALAMGKRVYATSRDAAKRERIAALGATAVAPGARLPERVDVVIETVGAATFDHSLKSAAPMARIVVSGATAGHEPKVNLRRIFAMQLQILGTSMGTRDDMAQLLAFCAERAVRPVVDSVHPFSQVAEAFARLHSGDVFGKVVVDHTR from the coding sequence GTGCCGACCATGCGTGCCGCCTTCGCCTCCCGATTCGACGACGCCGACCCACTCGCCGCCCTCACCGTGGGAGAGCAGCCCGAGCCGACCCCCTGGGACGACGACTGGGTGACCGTCCGGGTGCTGGCCAGCTCGCTCAACCACCACGACCTCTGGTCGCTGCGCGGCGTCGGCCTGGGCGAGGACCGCCTGCCGATGATCCTCGGCTGCGACGCGGTGGGCGTCGACCCGGACGGCAACGAGGTCGTCGTCTACCCGGTGATCGCCGACAAGGGCGACCCGCGCGGCATCTCCCTCCTCTCCGAGCACGCCCAGGGCACCCTCGCCGAGCGGGTGGCCGTCCCCCGGGCGAACCTGCTGCCGCTGCCCGCCGGGCTCTCCGTCACGGACGCCGCCTGCCTGCCCACCGCCTGGCTCACCGCCTGGCGGATGCTCCGGACCGTCGGACGGGTCGACGAGGGCGACGCCGTGCTCGTGCAGGGCGCCGGCGGCGGGGTCGCCACCGCGGCCGTGGCGCTCGCCCTGGCGATGGGCAAGCGGGTCTACGCGACCAGCCGGGACGCAGCCAAGCGGGAGCGGATCGCCGCGCTGGGCGCGACCGCCGTGGCGCCGGGGGCCCGGCTGCCGGAGCGGGTCGACGTGGTCATCGAGACGGTCGGCGCGGCCACCTTCGACCACTCGCTGAAGTCGGCCGCGCCGATGGCCCGGATCGTCGTCTCCGGGGCGACCGCCGGGCACGAGCCGAAGGTCAACCTGCGCCGGATCTTCGCCATGCAGTTGCAGATCCTCGGCACCTCGATGGGCACCCGGGACGACATGGCGCAGCTGCTCGCCTTCTGCGCCGAGCGTGCGGTGCGGCCGGTGGTCGACAGCGTGCACCCGTTCAGCCAGGTGGCCGAGGCGTTCGCCCGGCTGCACTCCGGTGACGTCTTCGGCAAGGTCGTCGTCGACCACACCCGCTGA
- a CDS encoding alpha/beta hydrolase family protein: MPRRRTAALVATTLLTVGLAACSTDAAPTTRSPAAEPSATATPGPGVPRGRAPEQTFAVGVRQLPLNRDGDRPLPVTLWYPARGEAGGTAERSAPVAGGRFPVVVFSHGLGARPADYAALLTRWAAAGFVVAAPTFPHTSRGAQVNPLDVLNQPADVSYVLTEVLGLDERAGDPLRGRLATDRVAATGHSAGGVTTIGLFTLDRDERLDAGVVLAGTALGVGSTFVGAAAPQLFVHGELDEVVDYASGRAAYDRVPWPKAMLSLPRGDHGRALLADGASLRVVSDTTIEFLRWSLYGDEAARGRLPVDAARGGLATLDDRL; the protein is encoded by the coding sequence ATGCCCCGTCGCCGTACCGCCGCGCTCGTCGCCACCACGCTGCTCACCGTGGGGCTGGCCGCGTGCTCGACGGACGCCGCCCCGACCACCCGGTCCCCGGCGGCCGAACCGTCGGCGACCGCCACGCCCGGCCCCGGGGTCCCGCGCGGGCGGGCGCCGGAGCAGACGTTCGCGGTCGGCGTGCGCCAGCTCCCGCTGAACCGGGACGGCGACCGGCCCCTGCCGGTGACCCTCTGGTATCCGGCCCGGGGCGAGGCGGGCGGCACGGCCGAACGGTCCGCCCCGGTCGCCGGGGGCCGCTTCCCGGTGGTCGTGTTCAGCCACGGCCTCGGTGCCCGGCCCGCCGACTACGCCGCCCTGCTCACCCGGTGGGCGGCGGCGGGATTCGTGGTCGCCGCGCCCACCTTCCCGCACACCAGCCGGGGCGCCCAGGTCAACCCGCTCGACGTGCTGAACCAGCCGGCCGACGTGTCGTACGTGCTCACCGAGGTGCTGGGGTTGGACGAGCGGGCCGGCGACCCGCTGCGCGGGCGGCTGGCCACCGACCGGGTGGCCGCCACCGGGCACTCCGCCGGCGGGGTGACCACCATCGGCCTGTTCACCCTGGACCGGGACGAGCGGCTCGACGCCGGGGTCGTCCTCGCCGGCACCGCGCTCGGCGTGGGCAGCACGTTCGTCGGCGCCGCCGCCCCGCAGCTCTTCGTGCACGGCGAACTCGACGAGGTGGTCGACTACGCCTCCGGCCGGGCCGCCTACGACCGGGTTCCCTGGCCGAAGGCGATGCTGAGCCTGCCCCGGGGCGACCACGGGCGGGCCCTGCTCGCCGACGGCGCGTCCCTGCGGGTCGTCTCGGACACCACGATCGAGTTCCTGCGCTGGAGCCTCTACGGCGACGAGGCGGCCCGGGGCCGGCTGCCGGTGGACGCGGCCCGGGGCGGCCTCGCCACCCTGGACGACCGCCTCTGA
- a CDS encoding alpha/beta hydrolase family protein produces the protein MKLSRLLAVLLAALVAGCGTATAAPGTASAPRPVPREAYDVGMRTLTVEPRSARPLPVTVWYPAVGRSVAPGRFPVVLYSHGLRSVPALHAALTTRWAAAGFVVAAPTYPNTNLRSPRFDRADVRNQPADAWRVIRHLIRLDGTPGDLLAGHLDTGRVAAAGHSAGGFTTAGMFASGHSARLRAGVIIAGGGIAGSFAGPPAALLFVHGGADQVVPWHVGRAGYDRSDWPRAFLTLPGQGHGEYLTPGRPGFAQVLATTTDLLRWRLYEDPTSGRRIAAGARLPGVTAFEDRLGVAR, from the coding sequence ATGAAGCTGTCTCGCCTGCTCGCCGTGCTGCTGGCGGCGCTGGTGGCCGGGTGCGGAACGGCCACCGCCGCTCCCGGCACGGCGTCGGCGCCCCGCCCGGTCCCCCGGGAGGCGTACGACGTCGGCATGCGGACGCTCACCGTCGAGCCCCGGTCGGCCCGCCCGCTGCCGGTGACCGTCTGGTACCCGGCGGTCGGCCGGTCGGTCGCGCCGGGCCGGTTCCCGGTCGTGCTGTACAGCCACGGGCTGCGCAGCGTCCCCGCGCTGCACGCCGCGCTGACCACCCGGTGGGCGGCGGCGGGATTCGTGGTGGCCGCGCCGACCTACCCGAACACCAACCTCCGCTCGCCCCGGTTCGACCGGGCCGACGTGCGCAACCAGCCGGCGGACGCCTGGCGCGTGATCCGCCACCTGATCCGGCTGGACGGCACCCCCGGCGACCTGCTCGCCGGGCACCTGGACACCGGCCGGGTGGCCGCCGCCGGGCACTCGGCCGGGGGGTTCACCACCGCCGGCATGTTCGCCTCGGGTCATTCGGCACGACTGCGCGCGGGTGTCATCATCGCCGGGGGCGGCATAGCGGGCAGCTTCGCCGGGCCACCGGCCGCCCTGCTCTTCGTGCACGGCGGAGCCGACCAGGTCGTGCCGTGGCACGTCGGCCGGGCCGGGTACGACCGCTCAGACTGGCCCCGGGCGTTCCTGACCCTGCCCGGCCAGGGGCACGGCGAGTACCTCACCCCCGGCCGCCCCGGTTTCGCGCAGGTCCTCGCCACCACCACCGACCTGCTGCGCTGGCGGCTCTACGAGGACCCCACGTCCGGACGGCGGATCGCGGCCGGCGCCCGGCTGCCCGGGGTGACCGCCTTCGAGGACCGGCTCGGCGTCGCGCGCTAA